The sequence AGGCTTATCTTCATCGCAATCGACCAACTATTATAGTTTGTTCCATCAAGAGTGTGAACTACTATAGTCAGACCTGGATGATCAGCTGAATGAAGGAAGAATGGGCTGTGAATGCTATCGTGCGCGTCTGAGAACTTCATCGGTGTGTTTATCGTTCCCGGAGTCATCGATCGTCGAGCTTGTTGTTGCTTTGTCATCGCTGTTGCAGGTTCATCGTGGATCTGGAATCCATGTGGAGATTTGATCGCAGATCCTTCGTCATCAGAAATTGAGCTTCGCGTCTTCATTTTTCCTCCTCTCTTCCCCATATCGACTTCGATCAAGCTTGCGGAAGGTCAGAGATGATCGAACGAAAGTGTTTAGGAAGATGATTGAGCAGAAATTGAAGAAATCGCGAGAAAATTCGAAGAAATCAATAGGatatgctctgataccataataGAGATCGAGAGCAAAGAGAGAATTGGTAAACTGATCTCTTATTTTCCACACACGGAATGTGTTCTGgtacaagatatatatatacaattactCAACTTGTAAACCAGACTGAAATCAAGTATACCAGCTAATCTAATCTAATCTAGATTAAACCGGTTTacacatatataataataatattgtcTGAATATTTGGTTAATTTTGTCGGAATGTTtctatatttagaaagttttcttcTCTTGAGAGAATGATGCTttgtgaaaaatataaatagtgtGATTATATCTCCTTTATTGTGATGTAATTTCTTGGTTTGGTTGCTGCAGAATCTGTGAAGTATGCGGGTCAATTGCTGGTAATGTTATTGGAACCGTTGAGCCGGAGACTGAGATTAGTCGGAGTGAAGTAAACGGTACAATGACGCAAGCTATGAGAACATCTGGTCCACGGTTGGTGGAAGCTAGAAGCTTCTGGCAAGGTCACCGGTTCTTGAATTTCCTTTTAGCTTGTATGGTCTTTGCGTTTGTGATCTCATGGCTCTTCCACTTCAACGTTCCCTCaacatagcaaaaaaaaaacaagagttcATCATAAAAAAAAGGTAAGAGAAGCAAAAGTACATCCCTCTTGTGCCTTGTTACACTTTTAAGTTCAGTGAAGTTTAGAGAGGAGGAAAGAGCTTAAGACCTAGGAGAGCTAAGTGATGTCGATTTTGCGGGTTTTCATTTCCATCTAAAAATGTTTTGCGGTTGCCAATAATGTATATAAAGCCTAGCTTAATGGAAGTGCAGTATTGTGAAGTCTCTTCTCTCATTTCATTGCATTTATGAGAAATCTGATCACTTATACATTGCATTTGCATCCCACGAGTTCAATGGTTCAATGTTAAAATCCATTTTCATGAGATCAGAAGGTGGTAAGAAACAATCCATAAACAATAAGCAAAATCAAGAAGATATGAAACAAAAGTCAACGATAAGTAATTTACTTAACCATTacatcaaaatattatacaatgACCACAAAAACATatgataaatttttattatttgacaAAGTTGAAGGTAGGTCAGCTAGACCAAGAGGACTTTTGGATGATTGAAAGATCTTTTTGCCGACAATCAAGGAAATGAAAACTTTAACAACTAGGTATCATGAAAAAAATCTGGATTGAATAGAAGAAGCAATAATGAATCATTGAACTCCAAGTTGAAAAACTCAAATCATTGAATGTCATAATGATCAATGGATATTCTTTATGAGACATAAAGAATCTTTGTCCTCTCATGAACCTAAGTACAAACTAGAAATCTAGTATAACCATAAGAAAAATATCCACCTTCAGTTtccaaataatattatttgcaaCAACAATATTAAAAGCATATAATCAATaagattttgtttgtttttttttaactatttttctttagtttgtttttttcttgtatAACTAAAAGGTATAATAGATatgttaataaatatatttcagcaacattaataaaataaaaacaataaggATAAAACTAGAAAATTTAACAAAacttatgcattaaaaatataaaacgacacttaaaatgaaataaaatgttAATCAAATACAATCTGAGTGCttaggtctttttttttttgaacttaaaaaaaattgttgaatGCTTAGGTCTTGGGCTCACAGGTTTGTTCTCTCTTTGAGGCAAATGTTTCAGCAACCAACAAAGGGAAAGCTATGGTAGCATCACAGTGCACCTACAAGAATGAtccatcataaaaaaaaaatgtaactcTAGAACAACATAGTGTAGATGTGATGAGAGatcaaagaaaattttgaaacagACCTTGACAGTTTTAGCAGATCCTCTTATTTTACCCCAGGACACTGCTTCATCAGGGCGTGCACCTGAGTCGCTCCCATCAAACTCTTGCCCTGTGTTTATGAACACAGCGTAATCCGCACCGTTACGCATCATGTTGGCATTACATATGTGGTGCTTCGGCAAGCCCCCTCCAAGAATGATCATCCCTGTCTTTCTTGGAGTTGCATGTACTGCTTCGCCATTCATAGATCTTATATCTATTCATAATTCATAAAACATTAACTGGTTAGAGGACCATATCTTGTAATATTCTATGGCATTGCCTCATTGAGTTAAAGAAGGTACCTTGCACTACGTCGATGACAAGGCCAGAGGTGCGAAAGGAGTGAAAATAAAGCATATCGCCGAGAGAACCATCTGTTAGCCCCGGGCAGAACACTGGAATGTTCATCTACAAACACACCACAAGACGCTGGAAAATTTCAATAAACCATGCAAAATAAAATTACTTCAAAGGTTTAGTTTTGATGTTACCTTGTAAGCCCAATAAAGGTATGAACTCTCATTGTTTATTTCTTTTCCCAGCCGTGCTAACAGTTTAGAAGGTGTCCACAACACATTCTAcaatgaaaaaagaaagaaggttTCATTATCTCCTCTCGTTACATTTGGTTACAAGCAAAACGGATACCTCTTGTTTCTGTTCCTTGAGCATCTCATCAAAGATGGGAATGATCCAATCCTCAAACTTGCAGTAGTTATCATTAGGAACCAGCAAGTTCCCGATTCGGTTTAGTCCCTTTGAACGCAGATAAGCACCTGGTAGAGAGAAGTCACCTTTATATG comes from Brassica rapa cultivar Chiifu-401-42 chromosome A02, CAAS_Brap_v3.01, whole genome shotgun sequence and encodes:
- the LOC103850601 gene encoding deoxyhypusine synthase-like isoform X2; protein product: MEEDRVFSTVHSTVFKESEPLEGKCDKIEGYDFNQGVNYPKLLRSMLTTGFQASNLGEAIDIVNKMLDWRLADEDTVAEEEKESVRCKIFLGFTSNLVSSGVRETIRYLVQHHMVDVIVTTTGGVEEDLIKCLAPTYKGDFSLPGAYLRSKGLNRIGNLLVPNDNYCKFEDWIIPIFDEMLKEQKQENVLWTPSKLLARLGKEINNESSYLYWAYKMNIPVFCPGLTDGSLGDMLYFHSFRTSGLVIDVVQDIRSMNGEAVHATPRKTGMIILGGGLPKHHICNANMMRNGADYAVFINTGQEFDGSDSGARPDEAVSWGKIRGSAKTVKVHCDATIAFPLLVAETFASKREQTCEPKT
- the LOC103850601 gene encoding deoxyhypusine synthase-like isoform X1; amino-acid sequence: MEEDRVFSTVHSTVFKESEPLEGKCDKIEGYDFNQGVNYPKLLRSMLTTGFQASNLGEAIDIVNKMLDWRLADEDTVAEEEKESVRCKIFLGFTSNLVSSGVRETIRYLVQHHMVDVIVTTTGGVEEDLIKCLAPTYKGDFSLPGAYLRSKGLNRIGNLLVPNDNYCKFEDWIIPIFDEMLKEQKQENVLWTPSKLLARLGKEINNESSYLYWAYKMNIPVFCPGLTDGSLGDMLYFHSFRTSGLVIDVVQDIRSMNGEAVHATPRKTGMIILGGGLPKHHICNANMMRNGADYAVFINTGQEFDGSDSGARPDEAVSWGKIRGSAKTVKVCFKIFFDLSSHLHYVVLELHFFFMMDHSCRCTVMLP